TCCGTCCGTCGTCTCCGCCGACCGCGATCAGATCGGGTCCAGCTCGTTCGCGTCGTCCGTCAGCAGCTCCTCGATTTTATCCTCCCGCGAGCTCGCCTGCTGCTCGATGTCGCCCTTGGCGGAGACGGCCTGGTCCTGGAGGGCGTCGACGCGCGGGACGTCGGTGACGTTCGAGAGCAGCACGACGGCCGACAGCGCGTCGGCGTCCTCGCGGGGGTCGTCGCCGGCCAGCACCTCGACGCTGCCGGCCTCCTGCTCGATCCACTGCCGGGCGTGGCGCAGCCCCTTCTGGGAGAGCTCCCGCGGCGGCCCGGAGACGACGATCAGCGCCCGCTCGGCCGAGGAAACCTCGGCGGGACAGGTGAGCCGCGACTGGACGGCCTGGCGGACCAGCCCGTGGACCTTCATCGCGAGGTCGGTGTCCTCGCCGTCGTGGCCGTTCGTGCTGAACCGGCCCAGCAGTCCCTGGTCCTTGCGGGTCTCGGGTTCCAGTTCAGTCTCGGCGTAGGCGATGGTGCTGAGCCCGCCCGTGGCCATCGTGCGCCGGATGTCGCTGGAGTCCATGGCCGCCTCGGAGACCTGCGAACCGTCCAGTTCGCCCGCCGCGAGCAGCGTCACGATGCGCCGGGCCAGCTCCCAGTTGGTCCGCTCGTAGCCCGCCTCGACGGAGTCGTTGGGGGCGTGCCAGGCGTCGTTGTCGAACAGCAGGAGGTTGTCCGTCGCGTCGGCGAAGGACTGGAGGGCGCGGGCGGCGTTCAGCGACGGGCGACCGCCCTCCGCTGAACCGGGGAGCACGCCCAGCCCGTACACCGGTTCGTCGTAGGTGTCGCCGATGCTCTCCGCGATCACCGCGGCGCCGCCGCTGCCGGTCCCGCCGCCGAGGCCGGCGACCACGAGGAAGGCGTCGGTGGTGTGGATCGGCACGTCGTCGAGCGCCCGCTCGATCTCGGTCCGGTCCCGGCGGGCGACCGCCGAGCCGAGTTCGGGGTCCGCGCCGACGCCGCGGCCCTTGACCTTCTCGTGGGTCTGGCCGATCAGGACCTGCCGGTCCTTCGGGATGCGTTCGAGCCGGGCCAGGTCGACGGACGCGGAGTTGACCGCGAGCACGGACGTCGTCAGCGACCGGCCCGTCTCGGACTCGAACTCGACGAGCCGGTCGGCGATCTTGCCGCCGGCGTTGCCGACGCCGATGACGGTGATCTGCATACCGCGACGGTCCCACCGATATCGATTAACTATGGACCCGTTTACGGGCCGGAGCGGGGGAATAGCCTCGCCTTACCGGCGGTTGCGGGCAGTCACGGACCGTTTCACTCCCGGACCACGAGGATCGCCGTGTTGCCCCGGCGGTCGGTGTAGCCGCCGTTCGCCGGCGGCTTGACGTCGACCTCGAGTTCTCCGTCTCCCTGATTGGGCCCCAGCGACGGGTCCACGGTCACCATCGCCGTCCCCCCGTCGTCGGTCTTCGCCGTCGCCACCCCGCCCATCGTCGCCGTCCGCCCGAGACCACTACCGTCGCATCGGCCACCGGTGACCCGTCCGGTTCGACCACGGTCAGGTCGACTTCCGTCTCCTCCGGCCCGATCACCTCGGGTTCGGGGTCGACGTCGACCTCGGTGACGCTCATCGCGTCCAGCCCGGAGATGGTGTTCATCATGACGCTCAGACTGGCCACGCCCACGACGAGCGCGATGACGAGCCTGATCGGCAGTCCCTCGATGGCGCGGTCGTCACGCCAGAGCTCCTCGAACATGGGTCCGCCTGGCTCCGTCTCCGGGCATAAACCCACGTCCTCATCTGGAAGGGCGAAGGCGGGCCCACCCCCGCCATGGTCGTCCTCGGCCGGACCGACGAACGCGGTGCGAGCGGGCACCTGGGTCGCTACCGGGCCCGGGACGGGAGCGCGGGAGCGCGCGTGTCCATTGACCTGGACCGGCCCCACGCCGTCGCCGTGGTCGGCAAGCGAGGGTCGGGCAAGAGCCACACGCTGGGCGTCCTCGCGGAGGAACTCGCGGCGGCTCCGGGCGTCGCCCCCGTCGTCGTCGACCTGATGGGCGCGTTCCGGACGCTGGCCGCCGACCCCGTCGACGCGAGGGTCGTGGAGCCCCGCGTCGCCGCAGGATCGCTCGGCCCGCGGGCCTGGTGTTCGCTGCTGGATCTGGACCCCGAGAGCGGGCCCGGGTCGCTCGTGTGGCGCGCCGCGGACGAACGCGAGACGCTGGCGGCCATGCGCGAGCACGTAGCCGACGCGGACGCACCGCCGGCGACGCGCCGTGCGGCCGCGAACCACCTTCACCTGGCCGACGCGTGGAGCGCGTTCGACCCCGACGGCCTCGGCGCGGCCGCGCTCGTCGACGGACCGGTCGTGCTGGACTGCGCCGGGCTGGACCGCGCGCCCGCCAACGCCGTCCTCGCGGCCGTCGCAACGCTGCTGTACGAGGCCCGCCTCGCAGACGCCGTCGACGCCCTCCCGTGGCTCCTCGTGGACGAGGCCCACGCAGCCGACGGCGTGGCCGAGGGCGCGCTCCGCCGGCTCCTGACCCGCGGCCGCCAGCCCGGCGTGAGCACCGTCCTCGCCACCCAGCGGCCGGCGGCGCTCCCCGACGTCGCCGTCTCCCAGTCCGACCTGCTGGTCTCCCACCGGCTCACCGACCGCGCCGACCGCGAGGCGCTGCGGGCGGCGCGGCCCGCCTACGTCGCCGGGACCGTCGACGAGCGTCTGCCGAGCGCGACGGGCGAGGCCCTGGTCGTCGACGACGCGACGGAGTCCGCCCACGAGATCAGGGTACGCGAGCGGGAGACGCCCCACGGCGGCGATTCGCCGCGGGCGTCGGCGCTGATCGACGGCAGTGGACGACCGGGCTGAGGCGGCCAGCGCGGCGGTCGCGGACCGCAACCGACGAGTGGGTCGGCGTCCTCGCCGACACCGATGGAACGGTCGCTGCCGACCGGTCGGGCCCGGCGGATCGCGCTGGTCGCCGCCGGCGGCTTCGCCGGCGCGACGAGTCGACACGCCGTCGTCCTCGCGGCCCCGACGCCGGAACTCGGAACGCTGGCCGTCAACGTCGCGGGGAGCTTCGCGCTCGGGATCCTCCTCGACCTGGCCCGGCGGACGGACGCCGTCTCGCGGCGAGCGCGCCTCCTCCTCGGGACGGGCTTTCTCTCCTCCTTTACGACCTACAGCACGTTCGCCGCCGAGACGGCCGCGCTCGCGCCGCGCTGGGCGGTCGCCACCGTCGCCGCGAACTACGCGCTGGGCTTCCTGGCGGTCGTCCTTGCGGGCTTCCTCGGGAGGTGGGCGGCGTGACGGACCTCCTGCTGGTCGGCCTCGGCGGCGTCGCTGGCGCGGTCGCGCGCCACCTCGTGGCCGCCGCCGTCGAGCGAGATCAGTGGGACACGCTGGCCGTGAACGTCCTCGGGAGCTCCCTCCTGGGTGCGCTCGTGGCGGCACCGGCCGGCGAGTCGCTCCTGCTGGCCGCGGGTACCGGGTTCTGCGGTGCCTTCACGACGTTCTCCTCGTTCGCCGTCGACACCGTGTGGCTCGCGGAGACCGGCCGCCTGCGGCGTGCCGCACTCAACGCCGTCGGTACGCTCGCCGCCGCGCTGGTCGCGGTCGCCCTGGGCGGCGCCGTCGGCGTCGCGCTCGGCGCCGTCGCCCCGTGATTGAAGCCCGGAGCGGCCCCACGTGCCCACATGGACCCCGACGAGTTGCGCGCCGACATCCCGGCGCTGGAGCGGTGCACGTACTTCAACACGGGCGCGAGCGGGCCGACGCCCCGGCGCGTCGTCGACGCCGCGACCGACTTCCTGGAACGGCACGCGTTCGAGGGACCCGTCGAGGGTCCCTATCCGATGGCCTGGGACGCTATCGACGCCGCTCGCGAGGTGGTCGCCGGCCACATCGGCGCGGCGCCCGAGGACGTCGCGTTCACCCGCAGCACGGCCGACGGCGTCAACCTCGTGGCGGGCGCAATCGACTGGCAGCCCGGCGACGTGATCGTCCGCACCGACCTGGAGCACCCCGCCGGCATCCTCCCCTGGGAGCGGCTGGCCGACCGGTGCGACGTCGACGTCCGTGTTCTAGAGACCGAGGGCGGGCGACTCGACGTGGACGCGCTGAAAGACGCCGTCGCGGACGCCCGGCTGGTCGTCCTGAGTTCGCTCACCTGGACCCACGGGACGCGCCTGCCCGTCAGCGAGGTCGTCGAGGTCGCACACGACGCCGGCGCGCGAGTGCTCGTCGACGCCGTCCAGTCACCCGGTCAGCACCCGGTGGACGTCAGCGAGTGGGGCGCCGACTTCGTCGCCGGTGCCGGCCACAAGTGGCTGCTAGGCCTCTGGGGCGGCGGGTTCCTGTACGTTGACCCGGCGGCACTCACGGACCTGGACCTCCAGCGGATCGGCTACCGCGGCGTCGAGGACCCCGCCGGCGAGGGCTACGAGTACGTCGCCGGCGCCCGCCGGTTCGAGGTCGGCACCACGTCGCCGGTGCCCTACGTCGCGCTCGCCGAGGCGGTCGAGACCGTCGAGGTGGTGGGGTACGACGCGATCCAGTCCCGCGTCGAGCGGCTCACCGACCGGCTGAAGGACGGTCTCGACAGGGAGATCTACAGCCCGCGCGAGTACGAGTCGGGGCTAGTGACCTTCGCCGCCGAGGACCCCGAGGCGACGGTACAGCGACTCGGCGAGAACGGCGTCGTCGTGCGATCGCTACCCGGACCCGACGCCGTCCGGGCGTCAGTCCACGCGTTCAACACGGCGGCGGACGTCGACCGACTGCTCGACGGCCTCGACTGATCGGCGTCGCTGTCCGTCGGCAGCCAGCCTCGCCCCGCCCTCATCCCCACGTCGCTTCCGCCCTACTGCCCCCGCTCGCCGTCATTCGGCGTCGGTCTCGAAAATGCCTTTCAGCCCCTCGACGCGGTCCGCGAGGTGGTCCATCCCCTCGTTGATCGCCTCGATGCGCTCCGCGATATCGTCGACCGGAACGGCGCCCTCCGGCGTCGGTTCCACCAGCTCGTCGTCCTCCAGCATCCGCAGGGAGTAGCGGACCTTGTGCTCCGGCACGTCCGTCTCCTCGGAGAGCCGGGCGATTCCCATCGGCCCGTGTTCGAGCACGGCCGCGAGCACTGTCAGGTCTCGCGCCTGCTTGTCAACCTGTTCGCCGAGTCGATCCAGTCCCATTGGCCTCGGCCGTGGCTTCCCGCCGGCACCACATAAACGCAACAGGTGTGTGTACGAGGCCCGGCGTTCACCGGTGCGCCGTCACTCGTCGATGGGCGTCCGGCGCAACTCGTCGAGATCGTCCCGCAGCCGCGCCAGTTCCGACTCCAGTTCCTCGCGCCGGTCGATAAGCTCGCTCAGCTCCTCCGTGTTCACCGAGTACTCGCTCTCCAGAGCCACCTCCAGAGCGTCCGTCGTGGCGGCGGCCAGATCGGTCGCCGCGTGCAGCACCTCGGCGGGGGTCCCCCGCGACTCGAACAGCTCGCGGTCGCCCGAGAGGGGTCGGTAGGTCACCATCGGCGACTCCACGCCGCGGTGGTAGGAGACGCTGTACTCGACGTCGGTCACCGGATTCCGGCGGTCCTCGGACAGCTCCGTCCGCACGACGGTGAACGGCTCGGCCAGCGACGGGTACGTCTCCGCGAGGTCACGCAGCCGGTCGGCCGCGGTGACGTCCAGCTGCGCCTCCACGTCGCCGAAGAACTGCGACGAGTCCGCGAGGCTGAAGGCGACGGTGTAGAAGACCGCCTCGTCGTGTTCCGCGAGGTTCCGGATCCGGTCGTACAGCTCCTCGGTGCGGCCCTCGATGGACAGCTTCTCGAGCTCGTCGAGCAGCGCTCGCGTCCCCCGCTCCCGCTCCAGGAACGCCTCGACGATGACTCGCGGCATCTCCTCGCCGTCCACGTCGTCCATGGACGTGGATTCGAGCGACCCCACTAAACAGTTTGCAAGGATGGGGTGACACTCGGCCGCGGGTCACGCTTTCGGGGATTAGATCCCGGAGGCCGCACACCGATTTCGGGACTGTTCGCGACACGCCGACGGCGGTCGCTCACGGTGTTGAAATCGGAGAAGCGCCCGAGGCGGGATTTGAACCCGCGTCACGACCGTGACAGGGTCGTATGATGGGCCACTACACCACCCGGGCATTCGGGTGCGTCGCAGCGTTCGTCACAGCGTTAGTAGAAGCGCCCGAGGCGGGATTTGAACCCGCGTCACGACCGTGACAGGGTCGTATGATGGGCCACTACACCACCCGGGCACGCTGGCACTTCGCTGCACTTCTTCGTATCCGGGTATTCTTATTAAGGCTTTCCAAACGGACCGCCATTGTGTGGCGGTGTCGTGCCTCTCTCCGGGCAGACGGCGGTCCCGTCTGGTCGACGCGGAGTGAGAAAGAGAGTCCGTCGGCGTGGGGCCGACTGATCACCTACGAACGGCAACCGGAAGCTCTGGGTCGGTTGTCGCCGCTGTTCAGCCCTCGTACTGCAGGTCGCCCTCGTGGACCCACCAGAACTAGGGCCACTTGACTTTCCGGTTGGTGGTGCCCTCTTCGGCCACCGTCCACTCGTCGTCAGTTGTCCAGGACTGCTCGAACTTCGAGACCAGTCCCAGGAAGGGCAGTTCGATGTGGTTGTGCCAAGCGGCCTGCTGGACGTACTGGCGCGACTCCTCGTCGGTGGGCTGCTTGGCGATGTTCTCGGTGGTCTGCAGCGGGTTGAGCGTCATCTCGCCGCCGTCGCGGCCGGGGATGCTCTGTTCGGAGTCGGCCTTCTCGCGGTAGTTGTGGCCGCCGCCGATGTCGGTGGCCCACAGCTGGTAGTACAGCGGGAAGTACGGGAACGCCGAGCGCGACCCGCCCGGCAGCCAGTAGAACGACCCCATCGAGAAGTTGCTCTCGGAGTAGCTGCTGAACCAGTCGTTGCTCGGCAGCGTGTTGATGGAGAAGTCGAAACCGAAGTCGTTGAGCTGGCTGACGACCGTCTCGCTCATGGTCGTCCAGTCGTTCCAGCCGGCGGGCGAGTAGTAGTCCCCGCCGACCGTGTCGCCGCCCTCGTCGACCCAGTTGCCGTTGTCCCTGGAGTAGCCGGCCTCCTCCATCAGCTGGGCGGCCGTCTCGGTGTCTTCCGATTCGGGACTGTAGGTCTCGAAGTCGCCGAACCAGTCGCCGAGCCAGCTCTCCTGGTCCTGCGGGGCGATCCCACAGGGAATCGGCGCGGTGAACTTCGTCCGCGGGCCGGCGTTGTCGACCAGCGCCTGGCGGTTGATGGCGTGGGCGACGGCCTGGCGGACCTCGCGCTGGCCGAAGTGCGGATCGTCGTGGTTGAACACGACCCCGTAGCCCCACTTGGCCGGGATGTTGACCTCGACGACGTGGTCCGGGAACTGCTCGGCGATCTCCGGCGGCGTGAACGAGCTCACCGCGCCGTCGACGTGGTCGCCGGCCATGAGCGCCTGATGCTGGGCCGAGCCGCCACCGGTGTTCTCGATGAGATGCGTCTGGAAGTTGACGTTGTCGGCGTTGTAGAACTCAGGGTTGCGCTCGAACTCGAAGGCCTGCTGGTCCTTGCTGACGAACGACCACATGCCGCTGGCGACCGGGTCCTCCCACGCCCACTGGAGGAACTCGGCCTCGTCTGCGTCGAGGAACTCCTCGTGGGTCTCTTTCTTCGTGTCGACGAAGAAGTTCGTCAGCTCGAACTGGATGATCCGCGGGTTCGTCGCCCCGGAGAGCTGGAGGCGTGCGGTCTTCTCGTCGACGATCTCGTAGTCGTCGACGTACCCCCACAGCGAGGTACCGGTCTTCTCGGCCAGCTGCAGTTGCACGTCGAGGTCCTCGGTGGTCCAGTCGTCGC
This genomic interval from Halomicrobium urmianum contains the following:
- a CDS encoding ATP-binding protein codes for the protein MVVLGRTDERGASGHLGRYRARDGSAGARVSIDLDRPHAVAVVGKRGSGKSHTLGVLAEELAAAPGVAPVVVDLMGAFRTLAADPVDARVVEPRVAAGSLGPRAWCSLLDLDPESGPGSLVWRAADERETLAAMREHVADADAPPATRRAAANHLHLADAWSAFDPDGLGAAALVDGPVVLDCAGLDRAPANAVLAAVATLLYEARLADAVDALPWLLVDEAHAADGVAEGALRRLLTRGRQPGVSTVLATQRPAALPDVAVSQSDLLVSHRLTDRADREALRAARPAYVAGTVDERLPSATGEALVVDDATESAHEIRVRERETPHGGDSPRASALIDGSGRPG
- a CDS encoding helix-turn-helix domain-containing protein codes for the protein MGLDRLGEQVDKQARDLTVLAAVLEHGPMGIARLSEETDVPEHKVRYSLRMLEDDELVEPTPEGAVPVDDIAERIEAINEGMDHLADRVEGLKGIFETDAE
- a CDS encoding fluoride efflux transporter FluC gives rise to the protein MTDLLLVGLGGVAGAVARHLVAAAVERDQWDTLAVNVLGSSLLGALVAAPAGESLLLAAGTGFCGAFTTFSSFAVDTVWLAETGRLRRAALNAVGTLAAALVAVALGGAVGVALGAVAP
- a CDS encoding fluoride efflux transporter FluC; amino-acid sequence: MERSLPTGRARRIALVAAGGFAGATSRHAVVLAAPTPELGTLAVNVAGSFALGILLDLARRTDAVSRRARLLLGTGFLSSFTTYSTFAAETAALAPRWAVATVAANYALGFLAVVLAGFLGRWAA
- a CDS encoding ABC transporter substrate-binding protein, with product MAADDGNDRYNDVVSRRRMLSVAGASGIAALAGCNGGGDGESSGSGGTETSESSETSGGGTTVHDATYNDAYTGNPADLHFNTSGTQNYAWPAGRAVFAPFLKYSFTDDEFLLGALEDLEIDGEEVTLTFREDLTWDDGDDWTTEDLDVQLQLAEKTGTSLWGYVDDYEIVDEKTARLQLSGATNPRIIQFELTNFFVDTKKETHEEFLDADEAEFLQWAWEDPVASGMWSFVSKDQQAFEFERNPEFYNADNVNFQTHLIENTGGGSAQHQALMAGDHVDGAVSSFTPPEIAEQFPDHVVEVNIPAKWGYGVVFNHDDPHFGQREVRQAVAHAINRQALVDNAGPRTKFTAPIPCGIAPQDQESWLGDWFGDFETYSPESEDTETAAQLMEEAGYSRDNGNWVDEGGDTVGGDYYSPAGWNDWTTMSETVVSQLNDFGFDFSINTLPSNDWFSSYSESNFSMGSFYWLPGGSRSAFPYFPLYYQLWATDIGGGHNYREKADSEQSIPGRDGGEMTLNPLQTTENIAKQPTDEESRQYVQQAAWHNHIELPFLGLVSKFEQSWTTDDEWTVAEEGTTNRKVKWP
- a CDS encoding aminotransferase class V-fold PLP-dependent enzyme, which codes for MDPDELRADIPALERCTYFNTGASGPTPRRVVDAATDFLERHAFEGPVEGPYPMAWDAIDAAREVVAGHIGAAPEDVAFTRSTADGVNLVAGAIDWQPGDVIVRTDLEHPAGILPWERLADRCDVDVRVLETEGGRLDVDALKDAVADARLVVLSSLTWTHGTRLPVSEVVEVAHDAGARVLVDAVQSPGQHPVDVSEWGADFVAGAGHKWLLGLWGGGFLYVDPAALTDLDLQRIGYRGVEDPAGEGYEYVAGARRFEVGTTSPVPYVALAEAVETVEVVGYDAIQSRVERLTDRLKDGLDREIYSPREYESGLVTFAAEDPEATVQRLGENGVVVRSLPGPDAVRASVHAFNTAADVDRLLDGLD
- a CDS encoding tubulin/FtsZ family protein: MQITVIGVGNAGGKIADRLVEFESETGRSLTTSVLAVNSASVDLARLERIPKDRQVLIGQTHEKVKGRGVGADPELGSAVARRDRTEIERALDDVPIHTTDAFLVVAGLGGGTGSGGAAVIAESIGDTYDEPVYGLGVLPGSAEGGRPSLNAARALQSFADATDNLLLFDNDAWHAPNDSVEAGYERTNWELARRIVTLLAAGELDGSQVSEAAMDSSDIRRTMATGGLSTIAYAETELEPETRKDQGLLGRFSTNGHDGEDTDLAMKVHGLVRQAVQSRLTCPAEVSSAERALIVVSGPPRELSQKGLRHARQWIEQEAGSVEVLAGDDPREDADALSAVVLLSNVTDVPRVDALQDQAVSAKGDIEQQASSREDKIEELLTDDANELDPI